A genomic window from Klebsiella quasipneumoniae subsp. quasipneumoniae includes:
- the mraZ gene encoding division/cell wall cluster transcriptional repressor MraZ: MFRGATLVNLDSKGRLAVPTRYRDGLIEDAAGQLVCTIDIHHPCLLLYPLPEWEVIEQKLSRLSSMNPVERRVQRLLLGHASECQMDNAGRLLIAPVLRQHAGLTKEVMLVGQFNKFELWDETTWYQRVKEDIDAEQSATGELSERLQDLSL; this comes from the coding sequence ATGTTCCGTGGAGCAACGTTAGTCAATCTCGACAGCAAAGGCCGCCTGGCCGTGCCAACGCGCTATCGCGATGGGCTGATCGAGGACGCTGCCGGTCAATTGGTATGCACCATTGACATTCATCACCCGTGCCTGCTGCTTTATCCATTGCCTGAATGGGAAGTCATCGAGCAGAAATTGTCGCGTTTATCGAGCATGAATCCCGTTGAGCGGCGCGTACAGCGTTTGCTTCTGGGTCATGCCAGCGAATGTCAGATGGATAATGCCGGTCGCTTGCTGATAGCGCCGGTGTTACGGCAGCATGCCGGGCTGACAAAAGAAGTGATGCTGGTCGGGCAGTTTAATAAATTTGAACTGTGGGACGAAACGACCTGGTATCAACGGGTCAAGGAAGATATCGACGCTGAGCAGTCCGCGACCGGTGAACTGTCGGAGCGCCTGCAGGATTTGTCTTTATAA
- the ilvI gene encoding acetolactate synthase 3 large subunit: protein MEMLSGAEMVVQSLVDQGVKQVFGYPGGAVLDIYDALHTLGGIDHVLVRHEQAAVHMADGLARATGEVGVVLVTSGPGATNAITGIATAYMDSIPLVILSGQVATSLIGYDAFQECDMVGISRPVVKHSFLVKQTEDIPGVLKKAFWLAASGRPGPVVVDLPKDILNPAKKLPYVWPDAVSMRSYNPTTSGHKGQIKRALQTLVAASKPVVYVGGGAINAHCEPQLRELVEKLKLPVASSLMGLGAFPATHSQALGMLGMHGTYEANMTMHHSDVIFAVGVRFDDRTTNNLAKYCPNATVLHIDIDPTSISKTVPADVPIVGDARLVLEQMLELLEQEEAQQPLDDIRDWWQQIEQWRARHCLRYDDQSDKIKPQAVIETIWRLTQGDAYVTSDVGQHQMFAALYYPFDKPRRWINSGGLGTMGFGLPAALGVKMALPDEMVVCVTGDGSIQMNIQELSTALQYELPVLVLNLNNRYLGMVKQWQDMLYSGRHSQSYMESLPDFVRLAEAYGHVGIRISEPQELETKLAEALEQVRQRRLVFVDVTVDGSEHVYPMQIRGGGMDEMWLSKTERT from the coding sequence ATGGAGATGTTGTCAGGAGCCGAGATGGTCGTCCAATCGCTTGTCGATCAGGGCGTCAAGCAAGTATTCGGCTATCCCGGAGGCGCAGTCCTCGATATCTATGATGCGTTACATACCCTTGGCGGTATCGATCATGTGCTGGTTCGCCACGAGCAGGCGGCGGTGCATATGGCGGATGGCCTGGCGCGAGCGACCGGGGAGGTCGGTGTGGTGCTGGTGACCTCAGGGCCTGGGGCGACGAACGCCATCACCGGTATCGCGACGGCCTATATGGACTCTATCCCGCTGGTGATCCTCTCCGGGCAAGTGGCGACATCGCTTATCGGCTACGATGCCTTCCAGGAGTGCGACATGGTGGGGATTTCCCGCCCGGTGGTGAAGCACAGTTTCCTGGTGAAGCAGACCGAAGATATTCCCGGCGTGCTGAAGAAAGCCTTCTGGCTGGCGGCCAGCGGTCGCCCCGGGCCGGTGGTGGTCGATCTGCCGAAGGATATACTCAATCCGGCGAAGAAACTGCCGTACGTCTGGCCAGACGCGGTCAGCATGCGCTCGTATAACCCGACGACCAGCGGTCATAAAGGCCAGATCAAACGCGCCCTGCAGACCCTGGTGGCGGCGAGCAAGCCGGTCGTCTACGTCGGCGGCGGGGCGATCAATGCGCATTGCGAACCTCAGCTGCGCGAGCTGGTGGAAAAGCTGAAGCTGCCGGTGGCCTCCTCCCTGATGGGGTTGGGCGCTTTCCCGGCGACGCACTCGCAGGCGCTGGGGATGCTGGGCATGCACGGCACCTATGAAGCCAACATGACCATGCACCATTCAGACGTGATTTTTGCCGTCGGCGTTCGCTTTGACGATCGGACCACCAATAACCTGGCCAAATACTGTCCGAACGCGACTGTGCTGCATATCGATATCGATCCGACCTCAATCTCGAAAACCGTGCCAGCAGATGTGCCGATCGTCGGCGATGCCCGGCTGGTGCTGGAGCAGATGCTGGAGCTGCTGGAGCAGGAAGAGGCGCAGCAGCCGCTGGACGACATTCGCGACTGGTGGCAGCAGATTGAGCAGTGGCGCGCCCGCCATTGCCTGCGCTACGACGACCAGAGCGACAAGATCAAACCGCAGGCGGTGATAGAAACGATCTGGCGCCTGACCCAGGGCGATGCCTATGTCACTTCCGATGTGGGTCAGCACCAGATGTTCGCCGCCCTCTATTACCCCTTCGACAAGCCGCGGCGCTGGATTAACTCCGGTGGCCTCGGCACCATGGGCTTTGGCCTACCGGCTGCGCTGGGGGTCAAAATGGCTCTGCCGGACGAAATGGTCGTCTGCGTGACCGGTGACGGCAGTATCCAGATGAACATTCAGGAACTCTCTACTGCGCTGCAGTATGAGCTGCCGGTCCTGGTGCTTAACCTTAACAACCGCTATCTGGGGATGGTGAAGCAGTGGCAGGATATGCTTTATTCCGGGCGCCACTCGCAGTCCTATATGGAGTCGCTACCGGACTTCGTTCGTCTGGCGGAAGCCTACGGCCACGTTGGGATCCGCATCAGCGAGCCGCAGGAGCTGGAGACGAAGCTTGCAGAAGCCCTGGAGCAGGTGCGACAGCGCCGGCTGGTGTTTGTCGATGTCACCGTCGACGGCAGTGAGCATGTGTACCCCATGCAGATCCGCGGCGGCGGCATGGATGAAATGTGGTTGAGCAAAACGGAGAGGACCTGA
- the rsmH gene encoding 16S rRNA (cytosine(1402)-N(4))-methyltransferase RsmH → MMENFKHTTVLLDEAVNGLNIRPDGIYIDGTFGRGGHSRLILSQLGAEGRLLAIDRDPQAIAVAQTIDDPRFSIVHGPFSQLAEYVGERNLTGKIDGILLDLGVSSPQLDDAERGFSFMRDGPLDMRMDPTRGQSAAEWLQTAEEADIAWVIKTFGEERFGKRIARAIVERNRIAPMTRTKELAEVIAAAMPVKDKHKHPATRTFQAVRIWVNSELEEIEQALKSSLSVLAPGGRLSIISFHSLEDRIVKRFMREQSRGPQVPAGIPMTESQLKKLGGRELRALGKLMPGEEEVAENPRARSSVLRIAERTNA, encoded by the coding sequence ATGATGGAAAACTTTAAACACACTACGGTACTTCTGGATGAAGCCGTCAACGGCCTCAATATTCGTCCAGACGGTATCTATATTGATGGTACCTTTGGTCGCGGCGGTCACTCGCGCCTGATCCTCTCCCAACTGGGAGCGGAAGGACGCTTGCTGGCAATCGATCGCGATCCTCAGGCGATTGCCGTCGCGCAAACCATCGATGATCCCCGCTTTTCCATCGTACATGGTCCATTTTCACAGCTTGCTGAGTACGTCGGCGAGCGCAATCTTACCGGTAAGATCGACGGCATTCTGCTCGATCTTGGCGTCTCTTCCCCGCAGCTTGACGATGCGGAACGCGGCTTTTCCTTTATGCGCGACGGGCCGCTGGATATGCGCATGGATCCGACCCGCGGTCAGTCCGCGGCCGAATGGCTGCAGACCGCTGAAGAAGCGGATATCGCCTGGGTGATTAAAACCTTCGGCGAAGAGCGTTTCGGTAAACGGATCGCCCGCGCGATCGTCGAACGTAATCGCATTGCACCGATGACCCGCACTAAAGAGCTGGCGGAGGTCATCGCCGCGGCGATGCCGGTAAAAGATAAGCACAAACATCCCGCGACCCGTACCTTCCAGGCGGTGCGCATTTGGGTAAACAGTGAACTGGAGGAGATAGAGCAGGCGCTAAAAAGCTCGCTCAGCGTGCTGGCCCCGGGCGGGCGGCTGTCGATCATTAGTTTTCATTCGCTGGAAGATCGCATTGTAAAGCGCTTTATGCGTGAGCAAAGCCGCGGTCCGCAGGTTCCGGCGGGAATACCGATGACCGAATCGCAGCTCAAAAAACTGGGCGGCCGTGAGTTACGAGCACTAGGCAAGTTGATGCCGGGCGAAGAAGAGGTGGCAGAGAATCCACGTGCCCGTAGTTCAGTGCTGCGTATCGCAGAGAGGACGAACGCATGA
- the ftsL gene encoding cell division protein FtsL, which produces MIGRVTEALSKVKGSIGSNERHALPGVIGDDLLRFGKLPLCLFICIIITAITVVTTAHHTRLLTAQREQLVLERDALDIEWRNLILEENALGDHSRVERIATEKLQMQHVDPSQENIVVQK; this is translated from the coding sequence ATGATCGGCAGAGTGACAGAGGCCTTAAGCAAAGTTAAAGGGTCGATTGGAAGCAACGAGCGCCATGCTTTGCCTGGCGTGATCGGGGACGACCTTCTGCGGTTTGGGAAACTGCCACTCTGCCTGTTCATTTGCATCATTATTACGGCGATTACCGTGGTCACCACCGCGCACCACACGCGCCTGTTGACCGCGCAGCGTGAACAACTGGTTCTGGAACGCGACGCCCTGGACATTGAGTGGCGCAACCTGATCCTCGAAGAGAACGCGCTCGGCGATCACAGTCGGGTTGAACGGATCGCGACCGAGAAGTTGCAGATGCAACACGTCGATCCATCACAAGAAAATATCGTTGTACAGAAATAA
- the leuB gene encoding 3-isopropylmalate dehydrogenase, with the protein MSKNYHIAVLPGDGIGPEVMNQAMKVLEAVRQRFAMHITTSQYDVGGAAIDRQGTPLPQATVAGCEQADAILFGSVGGPKWEHLPPAEQPERGALLPLRKHFKLFSNLRPAKLYQGLEEFCPLRADIAANGFDILCVRELTGGIYFGQPKGREGSGQHEKAFDTEVYHRFEIERIARIAFESARKRRHKVTSIDKANVLQSSILWREIVTEIGKEYPDVELAHMYIDNATMQLIKDPSQFDVLLCSNLFGDILSDECAMITGSMGMLPSASLNEQGFGLYEPAGGSAPDIAGKNIANPIAQILSLALLLRYSLDADEAASAIESAINRALEEGVRTGDLARGTAAVSTDEMGDIIARYVAEGV; encoded by the coding sequence ATGTCGAAGAATTACCATATTGCCGTTTTGCCGGGTGATGGCATTGGCCCGGAAGTGATGAACCAGGCGATGAAAGTACTGGAAGCCGTGCGCCAACGTTTTGCCATGCACATTACCACCAGCCAGTACGACGTCGGCGGCGCGGCCATCGACCGTCAGGGAACTCCCCTGCCGCAGGCGACCGTCGCCGGATGCGAGCAGGCGGACGCGATCCTGTTCGGCTCCGTCGGCGGCCCGAAGTGGGAACACCTGCCGCCCGCAGAACAGCCAGAGCGCGGCGCTCTGCTGCCGCTGCGTAAACACTTTAAACTGTTCAGCAACCTGCGCCCGGCCAAACTGTATCAGGGGCTGGAAGAGTTCTGCCCGCTGCGCGCCGACATCGCCGCCAACGGCTTCGACATTCTCTGCGTTCGCGAACTGACCGGCGGCATCTACTTCGGTCAGCCGAAAGGTCGCGAAGGCAGCGGTCAGCATGAGAAAGCTTTTGATACCGAGGTGTATCACCGCTTTGAAATCGAACGTATCGCGCGCATCGCGTTTGAATCCGCCCGTAAACGTCGTCACAAAGTGACCTCCATCGATAAAGCCAACGTCCTGCAGTCGTCCATTCTGTGGCGCGAAATCGTCACCGAGATCGGCAAGGAGTATCCGGACGTTGAGCTGGCGCACATGTATATCGATAACGCCACCATGCAGCTGATTAAAGATCCGTCCCAGTTCGACGTGCTGCTGTGCTCCAACCTGTTCGGCGACATCCTCTCCGACGAGTGCGCAATGATCACCGGCTCGATGGGTATGCTGCCGTCCGCCAGCCTCAACGAACAAGGTTTCGGCCTGTACGAGCCAGCAGGCGGCTCGGCGCCGGATATCGCCGGCAAAAATATCGCTAACCCGATCGCGCAGATCCTCTCCCTGGCGCTGCTGCTGCGCTATAGCCTCGACGCTGACGAGGCGGCGAGCGCGATTGAAAGCGCGATTAACCGCGCTCTGGAGGAAGGCGTTCGTACCGGCGATTTAGCGCGCGGCACGGCAGCGGTCAGCACTGATGAAATGGGCGATATCATTGCCCGCTATGTCGCAGAAGGGGTGTAA
- the leuA gene encoding 2-isopropylmalate synthase translates to MSQQVIIFDTTLRDGEQALQASLSVKEKLQIALALERMGVDVMEVGFPVSSPGDFESVQTIARTIKNSRVCALARCVEKDIDVAAESLKVAEAFRIHTFIATSPMHIATKLRSTLDEVIERAVYMVKRARNYTNDVEFSCEDAGRTPIADLARVVEAAINAGATTINIPDTVGYTMPFEYANIISGLYERVPNIDKAIISVHTHDDLGIAVGNALAAVHAGARQVEGAMNGIGERAGNCALEEVIMAIKVRKDIMNVHTNINHHEIWRTSQTVSQICNMPIPANKAIVGTGAFAHSSGIHQDGVLKNRENYEIMTPESIGLNQVQLNLTSRSGRAAVKHRMEEMGYQESDYNLDHLYDAFLKLADKKGQVFDYDLEALAFINKQQEEPEHFRLDYFNVQSGSSDIATASIKLVCGDEIKTEAANGNGPVDAIYQAINRVTDYNIELVKYGLSAKGHGKDALGQVDIVVDYNGRRFHGVGLATDIVESSAKAMVHVLNNIWRAAEVEKELQRKAQNKENNKETV, encoded by the coding sequence ATGAGCCAGCAAGTCATTATTTTCGATACGACCTTACGTGATGGCGAACAAGCGTTACAGGCAAGCCTGAGTGTCAAAGAGAAGCTGCAGATCGCTCTGGCCCTCGAGCGCATGGGTGTTGACGTGATGGAAGTCGGTTTCCCGGTTTCTTCTCCGGGCGATTTTGAATCCGTGCAGACCATCGCGCGCACCATCAAAAACAGCCGCGTATGCGCCCTGGCGCGCTGCGTCGAGAAAGATATCGACGTAGCGGCGGAATCCTTAAAGGTGGCCGAAGCGTTCCGTATCCACACCTTCATCGCCACCTCGCCGATGCATATCGCCACCAAACTGCGCAGCACCCTGGATGAGGTCATTGAGCGTGCGGTTTATATGGTGAAGCGGGCGCGCAACTACACTAACGATGTCGAGTTCTCCTGTGAAGACGCCGGCCGTACGCCGATTGCTGACCTGGCTCGCGTCGTGGAAGCCGCGATTAACGCTGGCGCCACCACCATTAATATTCCGGATACCGTCGGCTACACCATGCCATTCGAGTACGCCAACATTATCAGCGGCCTGTATGAGCGCGTACCGAATATCGACAAAGCCATTATCTCCGTCCATACCCATGATGACCTGGGTATTGCCGTCGGCAACGCCCTCGCCGCGGTCCACGCCGGAGCCCGCCAGGTAGAAGGCGCGATGAACGGTATCGGCGAGCGTGCCGGCAACTGCGCGCTGGAAGAGGTCATCATGGCGATTAAAGTGCGCAAAGACATCATGAACGTGCACACCAATATCAACCACCATGAAATCTGGCGCACCAGCCAGACCGTCAGCCAGATCTGCAACATGCCGATCCCGGCGAACAAAGCCATCGTCGGCACCGGCGCCTTCGCCCACTCCTCCGGTATCCACCAGGACGGCGTGTTGAAGAACCGCGAAAACTACGAAATCATGACCCCGGAATCCATCGGCCTGAACCAGGTACAGCTGAACCTGACTTCCCGCTCCGGCCGCGCGGCGGTGAAACACCGGATGGAAGAGATGGGTTACCAGGAGAGCGATTACAACCTGGATCACCTGTACGACGCGTTCCTGAAGCTGGCGGACAAAAAAGGCCAGGTCTTCGATTACGATCTGGAAGCGCTGGCCTTCATCAACAAGCAGCAGGAAGAGCCGGAGCATTTCCGCCTGGATTACTTCAACGTTCAGTCCGGCTCCAGCGATATCGCGACCGCCTCGATCAAACTGGTCTGCGGGGATGAGATCAAAACGGAAGCCGCCAACGGCAACGGTCCGGTTGATGCTATCTACCAGGCGATTAACCGCGTCACCGATTACAACATTGAATTAGTGAAATATGGCTTAAGCGCGAAAGGCCACGGCAAAGACGCCCTGGGCCAGGTGGATATCGTCGTTGACTACAACGGCCGCCGTTTCCACGGCGTTGGTCTGGCAACAGATATCGTAGAGTCGTCAGCCAAAGCGATGGTTCACGTGCTGAACAACATCTGGCGCGCCGCCGAAGTCGAAAAAGAATTGCAACGCAAAGCTCAGAATAAAGAGAACAATAAGGAAACCGTGTAA
- the leuO gene encoding transcriptional regulator LeuO — protein sequence MTAELDMLIESPEYKSAPGQEVVKPQLRMVDLNLLTVFDAVMQEQNITRAAHTLGMSQPAVSNAVSRLKVMFNDELFVRYGRGIQPTARAYQLFGSVRQALQLVQNELPGSGFEPLSSERVFNLCVCSPLDNILTSVIFNKVAEIAPNIHLVFKSALNQNTEHQLRYQETEFVIGYEEFRRPEFACVPLFKDEMVLVASRNHPRISGPVMEADIYREEHAAVALDRYASFSLPWYDTADKQARIAYQGNAMVSVLNVVSQTQMVAIAPRWLANEFADKLALQILPLPLKVNSRTCYLSWHEAAGRDKGHQWMEELLVDICQR from the coding sequence GTGACGGCGGAACTAGATATGTTAATTGAAAGTCCAGAATATAAATCAGCCCCCGGACAGGAAGTCGTAAAACCTCAACTACGGATGGTTGATCTCAATCTGCTTACCGTTTTTGATGCGGTTATGCAGGAACAGAATATTACCCGTGCCGCCCATACGCTCGGCATGTCTCAACCGGCGGTGAGCAACGCGGTTTCACGTCTGAAAGTGATGTTTAATGATGAGCTGTTTGTGCGCTATGGCCGCGGTATTCAGCCGACGGCGCGGGCCTATCAGCTGTTTGGCTCGGTGCGTCAGGCGCTGCAGCTGGTACAAAACGAATTGCCAGGCTCCGGTTTTGAACCCTTGAGCAGTGAGCGTGTTTTCAATCTGTGCGTCTGTAGCCCGCTGGATAACATCCTGACGTCGGTGATTTTTAATAAAGTCGCCGAAATCGCGCCCAATATTCATTTAGTCTTTAAATCAGCGCTTAATCAAAATACGGAACATCAGTTACGTTATCAGGAAACGGAATTTGTGATCGGTTATGAAGAATTTCGTCGTCCTGAGTTTGCCTGTGTACCGCTATTCAAAGATGAAATGGTTCTGGTGGCTAGCCGCAACCATCCGCGTATCTCCGGACCGGTGATGGAGGCTGATATTTATCGCGAGGAGCATGCCGCGGTGGCTCTCGATCGGTATGCCTCATTCAGTCTGCCGTGGTATGACACGGCCGATAAACAAGCGCGCATCGCATATCAAGGTAATGCGATGGTCAGCGTATTAAACGTGGTGTCGCAAACGCAGATGGTGGCCATTGCGCCGCGCTGGCTGGCAAATGAGTTTGCCGATAAGTTAGCGCTGCAAATATTACCTCTGCCGCTGAAGGTGAATAGCCGGACCTGCTATCTCTCCTGGCACGAAGCGGCGGGTCGCGATAAAGGTCATCAGTGGATGGAAGAGCTGCTGGTGGATATTTGTCAGCGCTGA
- the cra gene encoding catabolite repressor/activator, producing the protein MKLDEIARLAGVSRTTASYVINGKAKQYRVSDKTVEKVMAVVREHNYHPNAVAAGLRAGRTRSIGLVIPDLENTSYTRIANYLERQARQRGYQLLIACSEDQPDNEMRCIEHLLQRQVDAIIVSTSLPPEHPFYQRWANDPFPIVALDRALDREHFTSVVGADQDDAEMLAAELRTFPGETVLYLGALPELSVSFLREQGFRKAWQDDPREVHYLYANSYEREAAAQLFEKWLETHPMPQALFTTSFPLLQGVMDVTLRREGKLPSELAIATFGDNELLDFLQCPVLAVAQRHRDVAERVLEIVLASLDEPRKPKPGLSRIRRNLYRRGSLNRR; encoded by the coding sequence GTGAAACTGGATGAAATCGCCCGGCTGGCCGGTGTTTCAAGAACCACCGCGAGCTATGTGATTAATGGCAAAGCGAAGCAGTACCGCGTAAGCGACAAAACGGTCGAAAAAGTGATGGCTGTCGTGCGAGAGCACAACTATCACCCGAATGCGGTCGCTGCTGGCCTGCGTGCAGGACGCACACGCTCTATCGGTCTGGTGATCCCGGATCTGGAGAACACCAGCTATACCCGTATTGCAAATTATCTGGAGCGGCAGGCGCGCCAGCGCGGCTATCAGTTGCTGATTGCCTGCTCGGAGGATCAGCCCGATAACGAAATGCGCTGTATCGAGCATCTGCTACAGCGCCAGGTGGACGCCATCATTGTTTCCACCTCGCTGCCGCCGGAGCACCCTTTTTATCAGCGCTGGGCTAACGATCCGTTTCCGATTGTCGCCCTCGACCGCGCCCTTGACCGCGAGCACTTCACCAGCGTCGTCGGCGCTGACCAGGATGATGCCGAGATGCTCGCCGCCGAGTTGCGGACTTTTCCCGGCGAAACGGTGCTTTATCTGGGCGCGCTGCCGGAACTGTCGGTGAGCTTCCTGCGCGAGCAAGGCTTCCGTAAAGCCTGGCAGGACGATCCGCGTGAGGTGCATTATCTCTATGCCAACAGCTACGAGCGAGAAGCGGCGGCCCAGCTGTTTGAGAAATGGCTTGAAACCCATCCGATGCCGCAGGCGCTGTTCACCACCTCTTTCCCGTTGCTGCAGGGCGTCATGGATGTGACGCTGCGCCGTGAGGGTAAACTGCCCTCCGAGCTGGCGATCGCCACCTTCGGCGATAATGAGCTGCTCGATTTCCTGCAGTGTCCGGTACTGGCCGTGGCCCAGCGCCATCGCGATGTCGCTGAGCGGGTGCTCGAGATCGTCCTCGCCAGCCTCGATGAACCGCGCAAGCCGAAGCCGGGCCTCAGCCGTATTCGTCGTAATCTTTATCGCCGCGGCAGCCTGAATCGCCGTTAA
- the leuC gene encoding 3-isopropylmalate dehydratase large subunit, with amino-acid sequence MAKTLYEKLFDAHVVYEAQNETPLLYIDRHLVHEVTSPQAFDGLRAHGRQVRQPGKTFATMDHNVSTQTKDINASGEMARIQMQELIKNCKEFGVELYDLNHPYQGIVHVMGPEQGVTLPGMTIVCGDSHTATHGAFGALAFGIGTSEVEHVLATQTLKQGRAKTMKIEVQGKAAPGITAKDIVLAIIGKTGSAGGTGHVVEFCGEAIRDLSMEGRMTLCNMAIEMGAKAGLVAPDETTFNYVRGRLHAPKGKDFDDAVAYWKTLKTDDGATFDTVVTLQAAEIAPQVTWGTNPGQVISVSDNIPDPASFSDPVERASAEKALAYMGLKSGIPLTEVAIDKVFIGSCTNSRIEDLRAAAEIAKGRKVAPGVQALVVPGSGPVKAQAEAEGLDKIFIEAGFEWRLPGCSMCLAMNNDRLNPGERCASTSNRNFEGRQGRGGRTHLVSPAMAAAAAVTGHFADIRNLK; translated from the coding sequence ATGGCGAAGACGTTATACGAAAAATTGTTTGATGCGCACGTGGTGTATGAGGCGCAAAACGAAACTCCGCTGTTGTATATCGACCGCCATCTGGTGCATGAAGTCACCTCCCCGCAGGCCTTTGACGGCCTGCGCGCCCACGGCCGCCAGGTGCGCCAGCCGGGTAAAACCTTCGCCACCATGGATCATAACGTCTCGACGCAGACCAAAGATATTAACGCGTCCGGCGAGATGGCCCGCATTCAGATGCAGGAGCTGATTAAGAACTGTAAAGAGTTCGGCGTTGAGCTGTACGATCTGAACCACCCGTACCAGGGCATCGTTCACGTGATGGGCCCGGAACAAGGGGTTACCCTGCCGGGGATGACCATTGTGTGCGGCGACTCCCATACCGCCACCCACGGCGCCTTTGGCGCGCTGGCCTTCGGCATCGGCACCTCCGAAGTGGAGCATGTGCTGGCGACCCAGACCCTGAAACAGGGTCGTGCGAAAACCATGAAAATCGAAGTGCAAGGCAAAGCGGCGCCGGGCATCACCGCCAAAGATATCGTGTTGGCGATCATTGGTAAAACCGGCAGCGCCGGCGGCACCGGCCACGTGGTGGAGTTCTGCGGCGAAGCGATCCGCGATCTGAGCATGGAAGGCCGCATGACCCTGTGCAACATGGCGATCGAGATGGGCGCGAAAGCGGGCCTAGTCGCGCCGGATGAAACCACCTTCAATTACGTACGCGGCCGTCTGCACGCGCCGAAAGGCAAAGATTTTGACGATGCGGTGGCGTACTGGAAAACCCTGAAAACCGACGACGGCGCCACATTTGACACCGTAGTGACGCTGCAGGCGGCTGAGATTGCCCCGCAGGTGACCTGGGGCACCAACCCGGGCCAGGTGATTTCGGTCAGCGATAATATCCCCGATCCTGCGTCGTTCAGCGACCCGGTGGAACGCGCCAGCGCCGAGAAAGCGCTGGCCTATATGGGGCTGAAATCCGGCATTCCGCTGACGGAAGTGGCTATCGATAAAGTATTCATCGGCTCCTGTACCAACTCGCGTATCGAAGATTTGCGCGCAGCGGCGGAAATCGCCAAAGGGCGTAAAGTGGCGCCGGGCGTCCAGGCGCTGGTGGTGCCGGGTTCCGGTCCGGTGAAAGCGCAAGCGGAAGCGGAAGGCCTGGATAAGATCTTTATCGAAGCCGGCTTTGAGTGGCGCTTACCGGGCTGCTCTATGTGTCTGGCGATGAACAACGACCGCCTGAACCCGGGCGAGCGCTGCGCCTCCACCAGCAACCGTAATTTTGAAGGCCGCCAGGGCCGCGGCGGACGCACGCACCTGGTGAGCCCGGCAATGGCCGCAGCGGCAGCTGTGACCGGCCATTTCGCCGATATCCGTAATCTGAAGTAA
- the ilvN gene encoding acetolactate synthase small subunit translates to MRRILSVLLENESGALSRVIGLFSQRGYNIESLTVAPTDDPTLSRMTIQTVGDEKAIEQIEKQLHKLVDVLRVSELGQGAHVEREIMLVKVQASGYGREEVKRNTEIFRGQIIDVTPSIYTVQLAGTSDKLDAFLASLRDVARIVEVARSGVVGLSRGDKIMR, encoded by the coding sequence ATGCGCCGGATATTATCGGTATTACTGGAAAACGAATCGGGCGCATTGTCCCGCGTTATCGGCCTCTTTTCCCAGCGCGGCTATAATATAGAAAGCCTGACTGTCGCCCCGACGGACGATCCGACCCTCTCCAGGATGACCATCCAGACCGTGGGCGATGAAAAAGCGATCGAGCAGATTGAAAAGCAGCTGCACAAGCTGGTGGATGTCCTGCGGGTCAGCGAGCTGGGGCAGGGGGCTCATGTCGAACGCGAAATCATGCTGGTGAAGGTCCAGGCCAGCGGTTACGGCCGTGAAGAAGTGAAGCGCAACACCGAAATCTTTCGTGGACAGATTATCGACGTGACGCCTTCTATCTATACCGTTCAACTCGCCGGCACCAGCGATAAGCTCGACGCTTTCCTGGCCTCCCTGCGCGATGTCGCTCGGATCGTGGAAGTGGCTCGCTCCGGCGTGGTCGGCCTGTCTCGCGGTGATAAAATCATGCGCTGA
- the leuL gene encoding leu operon leader peptide, producing MIRTTRITSLLLLNACYLRGRLLGDVQR from the coding sequence ATGATTCGCACCACTCGCATCACCAGCCTACTACTACTAAACGCATGCTATTTGCGCGGTAGGCTGTTGGGCGACGTTCAGCGTTAA